The proteins below are encoded in one region of Enhydrobacter sp.:
- a CDS encoding amino acid ABC transporter substrate-binding protein produces MIERVGTWRRRRVLAGMAAGAASFAAPSISRAAPSGKPVKVGGTLSLTGFLAQTAAIHKIAAEIMVEEINGRNGLLGRPVEYVLLDDQSKPEMARSLYEKLITVDKVDLIQGPYATAPILAAMGVAQRYGKVMIQSSMGIPKLQTYDRAFPATPFGPEPDKTYPNVILDAMASIPTPPKTMVVLTSKFPSAQFMAKGMQKEAEARSVKVLLYLEYESGNHDFGAIAARVKEANPDFLWVGSLGLESNLLLEALRKLDYAPRNHFHLYPAPGPLALSPDGDRALCSTFIEPDEPFMSRPGMKRYAAEYKEKAVKANLPYTTIDAQACGMISEWQILETAVNAAGSLDDARIAAWLKAHKVDTIYGRLRFDGPYNHGDAAQMIKQVQHKEWKVVWPKEFAAPGVKLIAS; encoded by the coding sequence ATGATCGAACGGGTGGGGACGTGGCGTCGTCGTCGCGTGCTGGCTGGAATGGCAGCGGGGGCGGCGTCGTTCGCGGCGCCGTCGATTTCGAGGGCCGCGCCCTCGGGCAAGCCGGTGAAGGTGGGCGGGACGCTGTCGCTGACGGGGTTCCTCGCCCAGACGGCGGCGATCCACAAGATCGCGGCCGAGATCATGGTCGAGGAGATCAACGGTCGAAACGGCCTTCTGGGCCGCCCCGTCGAATACGTCCTGCTCGACGACCAGTCCAAGCCGGAGATGGCGCGCAGCCTCTACGAGAAGCTGATCACCGTCGACAAGGTCGACCTGATCCAGGGCCCCTATGCGACGGCGCCCATCCTGGCGGCAATGGGCGTGGCCCAGCGCTACGGCAAGGTGATGATCCAGAGCAGCATGGGCATCCCCAAGCTGCAGACCTACGATCGCGCCTTTCCCGCCACGCCATTTGGTCCGGAGCCGGACAAGACCTATCCCAACGTCATTCTCGATGCTATGGCGAGCATTCCGACGCCGCCCAAGACGATGGTGGTGCTGACGAGCAAGTTCCCGTCGGCGCAGTTCATGGCAAAGGGCATGCAAAAGGAGGCCGAGGCCCGCAGCGTCAAGGTGCTGCTCTATCTCGAATACGAGTCCGGCAATCACGACTTCGGCGCCATCGCCGCGCGCGTGAAGGAGGCCAACCCGGACTTCCTGTGGGTGGGCTCGCTCGGCCTCGAGAGCAATCTGCTGCTCGAGGCGCTGCGCAAGCTCGACTATGCGCCCAGGAATCACTTCCACCTCTACCCGGCGCCGGGTCCGCTCGCGCTGTCGCCCGACGGGGATCGCGCCCTGTGCTCGACCTTCATCGAGCCCGACGAGCCGTTCATGTCGCGGCCGGGCATGAAGCGCTACGCCGCCGAATACAAGGAGAAGGCGGTCAAGGCCAATCTGCCGTACACGACCATCGACGCGCAGGCCTGCGGCATGATCTCAGAGTGGCAGATCCTCGAAACGGCGGTGAATGCGGCGGGCAGCCTCGACGACGCCAGGATCGCGGCCTGGCTCAAGGCGCACAAGGTCGACACCATTTACGGTCGGCTGCGCTTCGATGGCCCCTACAATCACGGCGACGCCGCCC
- a CDS encoding ABC transporter ATP-binding protein: protein MAELLAVDGLRAGYGPAVVLSDIAFRLAEGEALAVLGRNGVGKTTLIDSIVGVTRRFAGSLALAGRDMTRLAPEQRAMLGVGWVPQERNIFHSLSVEENLTAVARPGPWTVDRIYGLFPRLRERRGNSGGALSGGEQQMLAIGRALATNPKLLLLDEPAEGLAPILVEEVLRTLGRLFREEGMAGLVVEQHAHKILPITDRAIVLERGRIVLEAPSAALLADPAPLERFVGVTGR from the coding sequence ATGGCTGAACTGCTGGCCGTCGACGGGCTGCGCGCAGGCTACGGCCCTGCCGTCGTGCTGTCCGACATCGCCTTCCGGCTGGCCGAAGGCGAGGCGCTCGCCGTCCTCGGACGCAACGGTGTCGGCAAGACGACGCTGATCGACAGCATCGTGGGCGTCACGCGCCGCTTCGCCGGCTCGCTGGCTCTGGCGGGTCGGGACATGACGAGGCTTGCGCCGGAGCAGCGCGCCATGCTGGGCGTCGGCTGGGTCCCGCAGGAGCGCAACATCTTCCACTCCCTTTCCGTCGAGGAGAACCTGACGGCGGTCGCACGGCCCGGGCCGTGGACGGTGGATCGGATCTACGGACTCTTCCCGCGCCTCAGGGAACGGCGCGGCAATTCCGGTGGCGCTCTGTCGGGCGGCGAGCAGCAGATGCTGGCCATCGGCCGCGCGCTCGCCACGAACCCGAAGCTGCTTCTGCTCGACGAGCCGGCCGAGGGGCTCGCGCCCATCCTCGTCGAGGAAGTGCTGCGCACGCTCGGCCGGCTTTTCCGCGAGGAGGGCATGGCCGGCCTCGTCGTCGAGCAGCACGCACACAAGATCCTGCCCATCACCGATCGGGCGATCGTGCTCGAACGCGGCCGCATCGTCCTCGAAGCGCCGAGCGCCGCGCTGCTGGCCGATCCGGCGCCGCTCGAGCGCTTCGTTGGGGTGACCGGCCGCTAG
- a CDS encoding ABC transporter ATP-binding protein, producing MTAALETRGLARRFGGLVATRNVSFALERGARHALIGPNGAGKTTFVNLLTGVLTPTSGQVLLAGEDITRLAPEARVRRGLVRTFQINQLFGDLTPLETLALAIGERLGQGDRCRRALGGDDLAREIDSVGRRFGLADALDARTDTLPYGKQRLLEIAVAFACNPRVLLLDEPAAGVPEAERRDILDAIAALPADVSVLLIEHDMDLVFSFARRISVLVDGGLLVEGEPAEIARDPRVRAVYLGESRHG from the coding sequence ATGACGGCGGCACTGGAAACCCGTGGCCTCGCCAGGCGCTTCGGCGGCCTGGTCGCCACCCGCAACGTCTCCTTTGCGCTCGAGCGCGGCGCGCGCCATGCGCTGATCGGCCCGAACGGCGCCGGCAAGACCACCTTCGTCAACCTCCTGACCGGCGTGCTGACGCCGACCTCGGGGCAGGTTCTGCTGGCGGGCGAGGACATCACGCGACTCGCGCCCGAGGCGCGCGTCCGGCGCGGGCTGGTGCGCACCTTCCAGATCAATCAGCTTTTCGGTGACCTGACACCGCTCGAGACGCTGGCGCTGGCGATCGGCGAGCGGCTGGGGCAGGGGGATCGCTGCAGGCGCGCCCTCGGCGGCGACGACCTGGCGCGCGAGATCGATTCCGTGGGGCGGCGATTCGGGCTGGCCGACGCGCTCGACGCCCGCACCGATACCCTTCCGTACGGCAAGCAGCGGCTGCTGGAAATCGCCGTCGCCTTCGCCTGCAACCCGCGGGTTCTGCTGCTCGACGAGCCCGCGGCCGGCGTGCCGGAGGCGGAGCGGCGCGACATTCTCGACGCGATCGCCGCGCTGCCGGCGGATGTCTCGGTGCTGCTGATCGAGCACGACATGGATCTGGTGTTCAGCTTCGCCCGCCGCATCTCGGTCTTGGTGGACGGCGGGCTCCTGGTGGAAGGCGAGCCGGCAGAGATCGCCCGCGATCCGCGGGTGCGTGCGGTCTATCTCGGCGAGAGCCGGCATGGCTGA
- a CDS encoding branched-chain amino acid ABC transporter permease, whose product MAAATSLARRVRWRWLEIAFWLLAFGAIFLPAGRHLILNQIAILALFALSLDLILGYAGIVSLGHAAFFGLGAYVAGLAAKAMTGAPLAGLGLAMLAAAVLGFATSFLVLRGSDLTRLMVTLGVASVLHELANALRDLTGGADGLQGVVMGPVLGLFPFDLYGRTAYAYSVTILFALMLVARAVVHSPFGLSLMAIRRNRLRASALGVPVNRRLVAAYTLAAAFAGAAGALLAQTTAFVSLEFFDFNRSADVLLVLIIGGAGWLYGGIVGAILFQGLQDGLSALTPEYWQFWIGLFLVAFVMIGRERMMVGVRGLWMQARR is encoded by the coding sequence ATGGCGGCGGCAACAAGCCTCGCGCGGCGCGTACGCTGGCGCTGGCTGGAGATCGCCTTCTGGCTGCTGGCGTTCGGCGCCATATTCCTGCCCGCCGGCCGGCATCTGATCCTGAACCAGATCGCGATCCTGGCGCTCTTCGCGCTCTCGCTCGACCTGATCCTGGGCTATGCCGGCATCGTGTCGCTGGGCCATGCCGCCTTCTTCGGGCTCGGCGCCTATGTTGCGGGACTTGCCGCCAAGGCGATGACCGGCGCACCGCTTGCAGGTCTGGGGCTTGCCATGCTGGCGGCGGCGGTGCTGGGCTTTGCCACGAGCTTTCTGGTGCTGCGCGGCAGCGACCTCACCCGCCTCATGGTGACGCTGGGCGTCGCCTCGGTGCTCCATGAGCTTGCCAATGCCTTGCGCGATCTCACCGGCGGCGCGGACGGCCTGCAGGGCGTGGTGATGGGACCGGTACTGGGTCTGTTCCCCTTCGATCTCTACGGCCGCACCGCCTATGCCTACAGTGTCACGATCCTGTTCGCGCTGATGCTGGTCGCACGCGCCGTCGTCCATTCGCCGTTCGGCCTGTCGCTGATGGCGATCCGCCGCAACCGTCTGCGCGCCTCGGCGCTCGGCGTGCCGGTCAATCGGCGCCTGGTGGCCGCCTACACGCTGGCGGCGGCCTTCGCCGGCGCGGCCGGCGCGCTGCTTGCCCAGACGACGGCCTTCGTCTCGCTGGAATTCTTCGACTTCAACCGGTCGGCCGATGTGCTGCTCGTCCTGATCATCGGCGGCGCGGGCTGGCTCTACGGCGGCATCGTGGGCGCCATTCTCTTCCAGGGCCTGCAGGACGGCCTCTCGGCCCTGACGCCTGAATACTGGCAGTTCTGGATCGGTTTGTTCCTGGTGGCGTTCGTCATGATCGGGCGGGAGCGCATGATGGTTGGCGTGCGCGGCCTGTGGATGCAGGCGAGGCGATGA
- a CDS encoding branched-chain amino acid ABC transporter permease, producing MATILFDGVAYGMLLFVLACGLAVTLGLMNFVNLAHGAFAMAGGYATVLLMDRAGVPFLACLPVAFAVAALAGIVLERTLYRHMYRRSHLDQVLFSIGLVFMAVSGTTWAMGSSQQNVRLPAWLLGRVELLGVNVGIYRAFIIVLCGALAIGLQLGLTRTRFGSRLRAAVDDARVARGLGIPVGTVFAITFAVGSGLAGLGGALGTEILGLDPNFPLKFMIYFLIVVAVGGTSGVAGPFVASLLLGIADVAGKYYVPAIGAFVIYLVMIAVLVLRPHGLFARPR from the coding sequence ATGGCCACGATCCTGTTCGACGGCGTGGCCTACGGCATGCTGCTGTTCGTGCTGGCCTGCGGGCTTGCCGTGACGCTCGGCCTGATGAACTTCGTCAACCTTGCCCATGGCGCCTTTGCGATGGCGGGCGGCTATGCGACGGTCCTGCTGATGGACCGCGCCGGCGTGCCGTTCCTCGCCTGCCTGCCGGTCGCGTTCGCCGTGGCGGCTCTGGCGGGGATCGTCCTGGAGCGCACGCTCTATCGGCACATGTACCGTCGCAGCCATCTCGATCAGGTGCTGTTCTCGATCGGTCTGGTCTTCATGGCCGTGTCGGGAACGACCTGGGCCATGGGATCGAGCCAGCAGAATGTCAGGCTTCCCGCCTGGCTGCTGGGACGCGTCGAGCTGCTCGGCGTCAATGTCGGAATCTATCGCGCCTTCATCATCGTGCTGTGCGGCGCGCTGGCGATCGGCCTGCAGCTCGGGCTCACGCGCACCCGCTTCGGCAGCCGCCTGCGCGCCGCCGTGGACGATGCGCGCGTGGCGCGCGGGCTCGGCATCCCGGTCGGCACGGTCTTCGCGATCACCTTCGCGGTCGGCTCGGGACTGGCAGGGCTGGGAGGCGCCCTGGGCACCGAGATCCTGGGCCTCGATCCCAACTTCCCGCTGAAATTCATGATCTATTTCCTGATCGTCGTGGCGGTCGGCGGGACGTCGGGGGTCGCCGGGCCGTTCGTCGCCTCGCTGCTGCTCGGTATCGCCGACGTGGCCGGCAAGTACTACGTGCCGGCGATCGGCGCCTTCGTCATCTACCTCGTGATGATCGCCGTGCTGGTGCTGCGCCCGCACGGCCTGTTCGCCCGGCCGCGCTGA
- a CDS encoding ABC transporter substrate-binding protein, protein MLRRDVTAALAALALAPSVASAQDTVKVGLILPMTGQQASTGKQIDAAVKLYQAQNGTTVAGKKVEVILKDDTSVPDVTKRLAQELVVNDKVAFLAGFGITPSAFATAPIATQAKVPEIVMAAGTSSITEASPYIARTSFTLAQSSVPMAQWAYKNGIKKVVTLVSDYGPGIDAEKSFSETFKGEGGTIVENLRVPMRSPDFSPVLQKVADARPDALFVFVPSGTGAQFVKQFVERGLDKSGVKLIATGDVTDDDQLNGMGDVMVGVINAHNYSANHDSAVNRAFVAAFKKANNGMRPNFMAVGGYDGMHLIYAALKKTNGNTDGDKLMAAIKGMAWESPRGPISIDPQTRDIVQNIYIRKVGKVDGELYNVEFETIPNVKDPVKAAKKK, encoded by the coding sequence ATGCTGAGGCGTGACGTCACGGCCGCCCTTGCTGCGCTGGCGCTGGCTCCTTCGGTCGCGTCCGCGCAGGACACGGTGAAGGTCGGCCTGATCCTTCCCATGACCGGCCAGCAGGCCTCGACCGGCAAGCAGATCGACGCCGCGGTGAAGCTCTATCAGGCGCAGAACGGCACGACGGTCGCCGGCAAGAAGGTGGAAGTGATCCTCAAGGACGACACCAGCGTGCCCGACGTCACCAAGCGGCTGGCCCAGGAGCTGGTCGTCAACGACAAGGTCGCCTTCCTTGCCGGCTTCGGCATCACGCCGTCGGCGTTCGCCACGGCGCCGATCGCCACCCAGGCAAAGGTGCCCGAGATCGTGATGGCCGCCGGCACGTCCTCGATCACCGAGGCGTCGCCCTATATCGCCCGCACCAGCTTCACGCTGGCGCAATCGTCGGTGCCGATGGCGCAATGGGCCTACAAGAACGGCATCAAGAAGGTGGTGACGCTGGTCAGCGACTACGGCCCCGGCATCGATGCCGAGAAGTCGTTCAGCGAGACGTTCAAGGGCGAGGGCGGCACCATCGTCGAGAACCTGCGCGTGCCCATGCGCAGCCCCGACTTCTCGCCCGTGCTGCAGAAAGTGGCCGACGCCAGGCCCGATGCCTTGTTCGTGTTCGTGCCTTCCGGCACAGGCGCGCAGTTCGTCAAGCAGTTCGTCGAGCGCGGCCTCGACAAGTCCGGCGTCAAGCTGATCGCGACCGGCGACGTCACCGACGACGACCAGCTCAACGGCATGGGGGACGTGATGGTCGGCGTCATCAATGCGCACAATTATTCCGCCAATCACGACAGCGCCGTGAACAGGGCGTTCGTCGCCGCCTTCAAGAAGGCCAACAACGGCATGCGACCGAATTTCATGGCGGTCGGCGGCTATGACGGCATGCATCTGATCTACGCGGCGCTGAAGAAGACCAACGGCAACACCGACGGCGACAAGCTGATGGCGGCGATCAAGGGCATGGCCTGGGAAAGCCCGCGCGGCCCCATCTCGATCGACCCGCAGACGCGCGACATCGTCCAGAACATCTACATCCGCAAGGTCGGGAAGGTCGACGGCGAGCTCTACAACGTCGAGTTCGAGACCATCCCCAACGTGAAGGACCCGGTGAAGGCGGCGAAGAAGAAGTAG
- a CDS encoding alcohol dehydrogenase, whose protein sequence is MKSYKVVEFGQPLQRVEEPTPAPQGTEVLVRITAAGVCHSDVHLWEGFFDMGGGNKYSTAKTMNPPRIMGHEIVGVVEAVGPDAKGAKAGDKAVVYPWIGCGKCWYCENGTENLCPTPRALGVNKDGGYADHVLVPHAKYLYPYGNLPDELACLYACSGITAFGAVKKAVGHDAGRPILVIGAGGVGLMGVRFAKAVLGREPIVADIDENKRKLALDNGACAAVDPREKEARKQVMDLTGGAGVGAAIDFVGAESSAQFGWRALGRGGRLIVVGLFGGSFSVPMPMFAFTGNQIMGSVTGTPAEMKEMMDLVTAGKAAPVPIVRRKLDQADATLQELRKGLIMGRAVLVP, encoded by the coding sequence ATGAAGAGCTACAAGGTCGTCGAATTCGGCCAGCCGCTGCAGCGCGTCGAGGAACCGACGCCCGCACCCCAGGGCACCGAGGTGCTGGTCCGCATCACGGCGGCCGGCGTCTGCCACAGCGACGTGCATCTCTGGGAGGGTTTCTTCGACATGGGCGGCGGCAACAAGTACTCGACCGCCAAGACCATGAATCCGCCGCGCATCATGGGTCACGAGATCGTGGGCGTCGTCGAGGCGGTCGGGCCCGACGCGAAGGGCGCCAAGGCCGGCGACAAGGCGGTGGTCTATCCCTGGATCGGCTGTGGCAAGTGCTGGTACTGCGAGAACGGCACGGAGAATCTCTGCCCCACCCCGCGCGCGCTCGGCGTCAACAAGGACGGTGGCTATGCCGACCACGTGCTCGTGCCGCACGCCAAATATCTCTATCCCTACGGCAATCTGCCCGACGAGCTCGCCTGCCTCTATGCCTGCTCCGGCATCACCGCCTTCGGCGCGGTGAAGAAGGCGGTGGGCCACGACGCCGGCCGGCCGATCCTGGTGATCGGCGCCGGCGGCGTCGGCCTGATGGGCGTGCGCTTCGCCAAGGCCGTGCTGGGCCGCGAGCCGATCGTGGCCGACATCGACGAGAACAAGCGCAAGCTCGCTCTGGACAACGGCGCCTGCGCCGCCGTCGATCCGCGCGAGAAGGAAGCGCGCAAGCAGGTGATGGACCTCACCGGCGGCGCCGGCGTCGGCGCGGCCATCGACTTCGTCGGCGCCGAATCCAGCGCTCAGTTCGGCTGGCGCGCGCTGGGTCGCGGCGGGCGGCTGATCGTGGTCGGCCTGTTCGGCGGCTCGTTCAGCGTGCCGATGCCGATGTTCGCCTTCACCGGCAACCAGATCATGGGCTCGGTCACCGGCACGCCGGCCGAGATGAAGGAGATGATGGATCTCGTCACCGCCGGCAAGGCGGCGCCGGTGCCGATCGTCAGGCGCAAGCTCGACCAGGCGGACGCGACGCTGCAGGAGCTGCGCAAGGGCCTGATCATGGGACGCGCCGTCCTGGTGCCGTGA
- a CDS encoding class I SAM-dependent methyltransferase, producing MSQAGGALAYAFDSGALAHKRAFFLRAEPLPFEDVDAEQSFRPVYLRLGRASPRIERGSYEQGLVLLTKHKEENFANIARGWALLAPGGTLVCAGANEDGAASLERQADKVFGLAGTLSKFHSRVFWFAKSDRPPPDFWRGLGHLQPVADGRWLSQPGIFSWDRIDDGSALMAQHLPEGLSGRIADFGCGWGYLARRVLDGSPGLQHLDLIDAEHRALEAARANVVDGRARFHWLDLTSEPAPAICDAIVCNPPFHAGRAATPALGQKMIEAAARALRPDGRFYMVANRGLPYEAVLGAHFTSFETLADNNKFKVTCAIR from the coding sequence GTGAGCCAGGCCGGCGGCGCCCTCGCCTACGCCTTCGATTCCGGAGCGCTCGCCCACAAGCGAGCGTTCTTCTTGCGCGCCGAGCCTCTGCCCTTCGAGGATGTCGATGCCGAGCAATCGTTCCGGCCGGTCTATCTGAGGCTCGGGCGCGCATCGCCACGGATCGAGCGAGGGTCGTACGAACAGGGCCTGGTGCTGCTGACAAAGCACAAGGAGGAGAACTTCGCCAATATCGCCCGCGGCTGGGCGTTGCTGGCCCCGGGCGGCACGCTCGTCTGTGCCGGGGCCAACGAGGACGGCGCCGCCAGTCTGGAGAGACAGGCCGACAAGGTGTTCGGCCTCGCCGGCACGCTGTCCAAGTTCCACAGTCGCGTGTTCTGGTTCGCGAAGAGCGACCGACCGCCGCCCGACTTTTGGCGCGGGCTGGGGCATCTGCAGCCGGTGGCTGACGGGCGTTGGCTCAGCCAGCCCGGCATCTTCAGTTGGGATCGGATCGACGATGGTTCGGCCCTGATGGCGCAGCACCTGCCAGAGGGCCTCTCGGGCCGGATCGCTGATTTCGGCTGCGGCTGGGGCTACCTGGCGCGCCGCGTGCTCGACGGCTCGCCCGGCCTGCAGCACCTCGACCTGATCGACGCCGAGCACCGTGCCCTCGAAGCCGCCCGCGCCAATGTCGTGGACGGGCGTGCGCGGTTTCATTGGCTCGACCTCACCAGCGAGCCCGCGCCCGCGATCTGCGATGCCATCGTCTGCAATCCGCCCTTCCATGCCGGACGCGCCGCGACGCCCGCACTCGGCCAGAAGATGATCGAGGCCGCCGCTCGCGCCCTCAGGCCCGATGGACGCTTCTACATGGTGGCCAACCGCGGCCTGCCCTACGAGGCCGTGCTCGGCGCGCACTTCACGTCGTTCGAGACGCTGGCCGACAACAACAAGTTCAAAGTGACATGCGCCATCCGCTAG
- a CDS encoding glutathione S-transferase family protein: MTTAMPIKLFQFPRMFGIPNVSPFCCKLETWLRITGIPYEVIDTPNPRKGPKGKVPFIEDGGRRIGDSSLIIDHLVRTRGVDPDARLDAAQRATALLVQRTLEEHYAFVILYTHFIRTEGWQCMKSTFDRVPTIVRPLVSGLVRRNMRKILRLQGLLRHSDDEIMEAARRDWQAVLEVMGDGPFFFGDEPAGVDAILFGTLATSLLTPVPSPVRDFLGTQPRLLAYTHSMKARFFPEFATGS; the protein is encoded by the coding sequence ATGACGACCGCCATGCCGATCAAGCTGTTCCAGTTTCCGCGCATGTTCGGAATCCCGAACGTCAGCCCGTTCTGCTGCAAGCTCGAGACCTGGTTGCGCATCACGGGCATCCCCTACGAAGTGATCGACACGCCCAACCCGCGCAAAGGTCCCAAAGGCAAGGTGCCGTTCATTGAGGACGGTGGTCGGCGGATCGGGGATTCCTCCCTGATCATCGATCATCTCGTGAGAACCCGCGGCGTCGACCCCGATGCCCGGCTGGATGCCGCGCAGCGCGCGACGGCGCTCCTGGTGCAACGCACGCTCGAGGAGCACTACGCCTTCGTGATCCTCTACACGCACTTCATCCGCACCGAGGGTTGGCAGTGCATGAAAAGCACGTTCGACCGCGTCCCGACCATCGTCCGACCGCTCGTCAGCGGTCTGGTGCGCCGAAACATGCGCAAAATACTGCGTCTGCAGGGTCTGCTGCGGCATTCCGACGATGAGATCATGGAGGCGGCTCGGCGCGACTGGCAGGCGGTCCTCGAGGTCATGGGCGACGGGCCGTTCTTCTTCGGAGACGAACCTGCCGGCGTGGATGCGATCCTGTTCGGCACGCTGGCCACCTCGCTGCTGACACCGGTTCCCTCGCCCGTTCGGGACTTCCTCGGGACCCAGCCCAGGCTCCTTGCCTATACCCACAGCATGAAGGCGCGCTTCTTTCCGGAGTTCGCTACTGGCAGCTGA
- a CDS encoding TlyA family RNA methyltransferase has protein sequence MAGKRLDIALVERGLAQTRTAAQRLVMAGLVFSNDRRLDKAGQSVGDETPLEVRGQPHPYVSRGGLKLEKALDHFAIPVEGRVALDVGASTGGFTDCLLQRGATRVYAIDVGTNQLAWKLRRDPRVVSLERTNIRDVTTAEVPEPVGLVVCDASFIGLRTALPAALALAKPGAHLVALIKPQFEVGRGRVGKGGIVREPTLHREVCDTIRRWLGEQRGWQVLGVTESPITGAEGNKEFLIAGCFSCQ, from the coding sequence ATGGCGGGGAAACGGCTCGACATCGCGCTGGTCGAGCGCGGCCTGGCACAAACGCGGACGGCAGCGCAGCGGCTGGTCATGGCCGGGCTGGTCTTCTCCAACGACCGGCGCCTTGACAAGGCAGGGCAGAGCGTGGGCGACGAGACTCCGCTCGAAGTGCGCGGCCAGCCGCATCCTTATGTCTCGCGCGGCGGGCTGAAGCTCGAGAAGGCGCTCGATCACTTTGCCATTCCGGTCGAGGGTCGCGTCGCGCTCGATGTCGGCGCATCGACCGGCGGCTTCACCGACTGCCTGCTGCAGCGTGGCGCGACCAGGGTCTATGCGATCGATGTCGGGACCAACCAGCTTGCCTGGAAGCTGCGCCGTGATCCGCGCGTGGTGTCGCTGGAAAGGACCAATATCCGCGACGTCACGACGGCAGAGGTTCCCGAGCCGGTCGGTCTCGTCGTCTGCGATGCCTCCTTCATCGGGCTTCGCACCGCCCTGCCGGCGGCGTTGGCGCTGGCCAAGCCGGGGGCGCATCTCGTGGCCTTGATCAAGCCGCAGTTCGAGGTGGGCAGGGGTCGTGTCGGCAAGGGCGGCATCGTGCGGGAGCCGACGCTGCATCGAGAAGTGTGCGATACGATCCGCCGCTGGCTGGGCGAGCAGCGCGGCTGGCAGGTGCTCGGCGTGACGGAGAGCCCGATCACCGGCGCGGAGGGCAACAAGGAGTTCCTGATCGCCGGCTGCTTCAGCTGCCAGTAG
- a CDS encoding SDR family oxidoreductase, which produces MSMKLLDGERALVTGCGGGIGRGIARALKAEGATVLGSDIVAPPAEDGIDFLAADLVEADGWRVLLDGALQRLGSISLFVHAASPRRQEVDTPLNVNEQVWDAMLGVNLRSAFFLAREIGRHMRDGGIRGRMLMVTSQHRLMPRNLPHYSAAKAGMTMAMKELARVLAPHGIRVNAIAPGAIPGGGFVAGNLDELVAQIPLGRAGTPDDVAQVAVAILSERFGRYVVGTTVEVDGGLGLASWIPARA; this is translated from the coding sequence ATGAGCATGAAACTTCTCGATGGCGAGCGCGCGCTGGTCACTGGATGCGGCGGCGGCATCGGCCGGGGCATCGCCAGGGCGCTGAAGGCCGAGGGCGCCACGGTCCTGGGCAGCGACATTGTCGCGCCGCCGGCCGAAGACGGCATCGACTTCCTCGCCGCCGATCTCGTCGAGGCCGATGGCTGGCGCGTGCTGCTCGACGGCGCCCTGCAACGGCTCGGCTCGATCTCGTTGTTCGTGCATGCCGCGAGCCCGCGGCGCCAGGAGGTCGATACGCCGCTCAATGTCAACGAGCAGGTCTGGGACGCCATGCTCGGCGTCAACCTGCGCTCGGCCTTCTTCCTCGCACGCGAGATCGGCCGGCACATGCGCGACGGCGGCATCCGGGGCCGCATGCTGATGGTGACGTCGCAGCACCGCCTGATGCCGCGCAACCTGCCCCATTACAGCGCCGCCAAGGCCGGCATGACCATGGCGATGAAGGAGCTGGCGCGCGTGCTGGCGCCGCATGGCATCCGGGTGAACGCCATAGCGCCCGGCGCCATCCCCGGCGGCGGGTTCGTCGCCGGGAATCTCGACGAGCTGGTGGCGCAAATCCCGCTCGGCCGTGCGGGCACTCCTGACGACGTCGCACAGGTCGCCGTGGCGATCCTGTCGGAAAGATTTGGTCGCTATGTGGTGGGGACGACGGTAGAAGTCGATGGTGGACTGGGTCTCGCAAGCTGGATTCCTGCTCGGGCTTGA
- a CDS encoding peroxiredoxin: MTLRINSTAPDFKADTTQGPIEFHKWIGDGWAILFSHPKDFTPVCTTELGYMAGLKPEFDKRNTKIIGLSVDPVANHSKWAKDIEETQGHAVTYPMIGDPELKVATLYDMLPEGAGTTSEGRTAADNATVRSVFVIGPDKKIKAMLTYPMNTGRNFDEVLRVLDSVQLTAKHMVATPVNWKNGQDVIIPPAVSDAEAKTKYPNGWKTLKPYLRIVAQPKG; this comes from the coding sequence ATGACGTTGCGCATCAATTCAACCGCGCCCGACTTCAAGGCCGACACGACGCAGGGGCCGATCGAGTTCCACAAGTGGATCGGCGACGGCTGGGCGATCCTGTTCTCGCACCCCAAGGACTTCACGCCCGTCTGCACCACCGAGCTCGGCTACATGGCGGGCCTCAAGCCCGAGTTCGACAAACGCAATACCAAGATCATCGGCCTCTCGGTCGACCCGGTCGCCAACCATTCGAAGTGGGCGAAGGACATCGAGGAGACGCAGGGTCACGCCGTCACCTATCCGATGATCGGCGATCCCGAGCTCAAGGTGGCGACGCTCTACGACATGCTGCCCGAGGGCGCCGGCACGACCTCAGAGGGCCGCACGGCGGCCGACAATGCGACCGTGCGCTCGGTGTTCGTCATCGGCCCGGACAAGAAGATCAAGGCGATGCTCACCTATCCCATGAACACGGGCCGCAACTTCGACGAGGTGCTGCGCGTGCTGGATTCGGTGCAGCTCACGGCCAAGCACATGGTGGCGACGCCGGTGAACTGGAAGAACGGCCAGGACGTGATCATCCCGCCGGCCGTGTCGGACGCCGAGGCCAAGACCAAGTATCCGAATGGCTGGAAGACTCTGAAGCCCTACCTGCGGATCGTGGCGCAGCCCAAGGGCTGA